The nucleotide window ATCGCCGACTGTCTGGCCTGGATAGGCGTTCCCTGCGTGGAGGTGCATATCAGCAACATCTGGGCGCGCACAGGCCAGCCGCTTCGGCAGCAATCCCTCATGGGCGAGCAGTGCGTCGGCGTGATTGCCGGTTTCGGCATTCTGGGGTATGCCCTCGGTGTCCAGGCGCTGCATGCCCGTCTGGAAGATTGATATCAGCGGAACTTTGACCGGCCGACGCCGGGTAAAAATATGGAGTGTATATGATCTCGACCAAGGATTTCAGGACAGGCCTGAAAATAGAAATTGATGAAAAGCCGTTTGAAATTATTGAATTTCAGCATTTCAAGCCCGGCAAGGGCGGCGCCATGGTTCGTACCAAGCTGCGTCAGATGAAGACCGGCCAGGTGCTGGACAAGACCTTTCGCTCCGGCGAAAAGGTCAAGAAGCCGGATATGGCCGTGACGGAAATGCAGTTCATTTACAAGGACGGCACCGACTTCGTGTTCATGGATCTCGAAACCTATGAACAGATGCACGTTCCCGGCGACAACGTGGGTGAAAAGGGCGGCTTCGTCAAGGAAGGCGATACCGTGAAAGTGCTGCTGTACAACGGAGAGCTGATCGGCGTGGACCTGCCCGCCAACGTCACCCTGGCCGTGGCCCAGACCGACCCCGGCATACAGGGCGACCGCGTGTCCAACGCCACCAAGCCCGCCACAATGGAAACCGGCCTGAAGATCAACGTGCCGTTGTTCATCAATGAAGGCGATAATATCAAGGTTGATACACGCAGCGGTGAGTATCTTGGACGCGAATAAAAAGCGGACTTGCAACTCGTTGTGAAAATTGCGTAAAAAGGTCGTGGACAGGTTGCTGTTCAGGACCTTTTTTATACAATGGGATATCTATGGTGAAACGACGGAACACAGTGGCCCCAAAAGAGAAGGGCAAAGGACGCAGGACCGAGTTCGTTGGCCTGTTCTTTCTTTTCCTGTCAGCTTTTTTCTTCTTGAGCGTCCTGTCGTTCAGCCCGAGCGACCCCAGCTTCAATCAGGCCGTCACTCCCGGCCAGGCCGTGCAGAACGTGGTCGGCAGGGCCGGATCCTACTGCGCCGGGTTCCTGGTGGACATATTCGGCATGGGGGCCGTTTTCTGGCCAGTCTATTTCCTCTATATCGGCCTGACCCGGTTCGTCTCCCGCATGAAGCTCTCTTTCGTCCGTTGGCTGGGCGTTGCCGGGCTGTTCATCGCATTCGAGGCGTGGGCCATGCACCCCTGGTTTTCCAATGTGCCCGATGACGCCTACGGGCTCATCGGCGGCGGCTATTTCGGTCGCGACATCATTACCCGATACACCATGCCGTACCTGCGGCCTGTGGGTACGTTCCTGCTCTGGGCTTTCGTGACCATCATTTCCCTGCAGGGCGTACTCGGCTTTACCTGGACCTCGGTCTGGAACCGTTTGGTTGCGCTCTGGGAACGTTACAGGGAAGGAGCGATCCTGCGCAGCGAGGCCCGTTCCGAGCGCAAGGCGGCCAAGCGCGTTGAAAAAGGCGAAGACCCGGAAGCCATTGAAGAAGATATGGGCTTGCAGTTCGTTGACCTGGGTGACGAGCCCGCGAAGCCCGCTGCCCCGAAGCCCAAGGCCAAGCCCAAACCGGCGAACAAGGCTGTTTCCAGGCCTCCCATGATGAGCGGCGACCTGCCGGACACCGCGCTGCTGTCCGTGCCGGCGGGCCGGAAGACCAGCCAGACACCGGCGGTGTTGCAGCCGCTGGCTGACCGTCTCAAGGAATGTCTCAATGATTTCAATGTACAGGGTGAGATTCAGCAGGTAGTCCCCGGACCTGTGGTGACCATGTTCGAGTTCAAGCCCGCGCCGGGTATCAAGGTCAGCAAGATCGAGAACCTGACCGACGATATTGCCTTGGCCTTACGGGCCGAATCTGTACGCATCGAGGCCCCGATTCCGGGCAAGGACAGCGTGGGCATCGAAATCCCGAA belongs to Pseudodesulfovibrio portus and includes:
- the efp gene encoding elongation factor P; this translates as MISTKDFRTGLKIEIDEKPFEIIEFQHFKPGKGGAMVRTKLRQMKTGQVLDKTFRSGEKVKKPDMAVTEMQFIYKDGTDFVFMDLETYEQMHVPGDNVGEKGGFVKEGDTVKVLLYNGELIGVDLPANVTLAVAQTDPGIQGDRVSNATKPATMETGLKINVPLFINEGDNIKVDTRSGEYLGRE